Within the Candidatus Latescibacterota bacterium genome, the region TGCCTATGGCTCCCTCTAGATCGAAATCAGTGTCAGGCGCCACATCCATTATCGGCACCAGTTCAAAGAACGTGTCGAATCTTGTGTCCTGGAACAGATATGTAATTCCAACGGGGAATCTCACTCCGACATGATTGTCGTGGTCGTCTACCAGGGCTATTCTACCGCCGATGCCGAGATACCAGGCGAACTCACCTTTCACGTCTTCGAGGATGAAAAAATTGTGAAAAAGATAATCTCCGTGAACGTGCATGTAGTTATTATCATCCAGCGACCAGGCGAGAGCCCCATCGATCGCGTTGCGGTCGGATAAGAACATTTTCCCCACAAAACCGGTCGGTTCACCGATTATGATACCCAGGCCGAAGTTTCCACCCTCGGCCATAGCCGGGCAGGTTGTCATAATCATCGCGCCGCCGGTGATCAGGATCATTGCAGCGAGGATCAGTGTTATTTTTCCCATCATGGCCTCCCGGAGGTAGAGCGCTTTCAGAAACGAAATGACTTTCCAGGATGATAGATCATATACGTTCCGGATGTCCATCCTGGATTTTGCGAATCAACTATTAATTGAACAGTTCAACGCTCCCTGATAGTGTTTCACTACCACGGAAAATCGATCTGTCGCAAGGAAGCGGATAACTGTTCATAGAATGAGGGTTGGATTTGTCTTCTCCATCAAGGCCGAAAGTAGTTGTCAGCAGCTGTCTCGAATTTGACTCTTGCCGCTATGACGGGCAGAAAGTCTCTTCTCCTGCTGTACTTCATCTGAGGAAACATGTGGAATTTATTCCCGTATGTCCTGAATTGGAGATGGGGCTTGGAGTGCCTCGAGATCCTATCAGGATCGTAAGATCCCCGGGGGGGCTTTGTCTCATCCAGCCGGCGACCGGCAAAGATTTCACAGGTGAGATGAAGGCTTTCGTCGGTTCATTCCTGGATTCGGTCGGCGAAGTCGACGGGTTCATACTTAAAAACCGATCTCCATCCTGCGGTATAGGCGATGTGAAGATATATTCCGGAGTGGACGCGGAATCACCGTCAGGAAAGGGATGCGGCTTTTTCGGCAGCGAGGTACTGAGAAGATTCGGGCATCTCGTTGTGGAAGCAGAGGAAAGGCTGAACGATAGTGAGCTCAGGGAACACTTTTTGGCGAAACTGGTTGCTCTGCATCGTTCCCGTTCGCGGTGATTCCAATCGAGAAAGAGACCTCAAGCCATTATAGGTAATTATACTCGTTTTTGATTGAAAATTGCGTTTGGATGTGCTACAATGTCAGCCGTCTATAAACCTGCTGGTTGGCGCGTGGGGGTAAGCAAAGAGAGATTGTTAACAGGGAATCTATTATCGACCATCATCTGCCCCCCCCTCAGTGGTACCGCCCGCCTTTTTCGACTGTTCAGGAGGTCTCAATGATTCACCGCAAACGCTTCTGTGTCGGGATGGGTATTGTTCTACTTATTGCCTTTGTCACAATCTCATTCTCGAACGCTGTGGCATGGCCTGAGGAAAAGAAAGTATTCAAACGTGTTAAATTCGTGCTGGATGCGCCTCCGTACTTTTGGCCGATGGATACTATTGGCGTATGGGGTAGGGACGATCTGGGTTTCGAGGTTCCGTTTCCCTCTCCCCTATATCCGCCACTTCTGGAGATTCCCGGGGAACAGATCGGGTTTGATCTTTTGGGGCCATTGGGCGTAAGAGTGATCAGGAACCCCGAAGCGTTATCTCTCTTTACTGTATATGCCAATCCCGACCCACAGCCTGATCCGGCCTGGGTCGAGAGCTTTTTTGACGTATTCATAGAGGTGGAGATCCCGGAAGCTCTGCCAGGGCAGATCCTTGTAAATTACGATGCGATTCACCTGACAGAGAACCTGTTTCAGTTTCCGCCATATTATCAGAAGATCGGCGGTGAGATCATTCCTCCTGTCATGCTCTATAATCGGGATAGCGGGACAAGTGTGGGGCTACTCACATACTGGGAGGAAGAGATACTACCGTGGAGCGAGCCGGAAGCTCACCTCATGATCGAGACCGCCTATCGGTCGGATGTGGCAGTTATAGACGAACTGGGGAGGGTCAAGCTGGAAGGGGCCATGTCGGACCTTATTCTTCCAGAGCCTGTTCCGATGACCGCGACTTTCAGTTACAGGCCATACGGTGATGTTGGTCCGTTTGTTCCTTTCGCTACAGATGTGACCGCGGAGGGACTACGCTATTCAACGAATGGAGTCCTGGGCGAGGGTGATGGGTTTATCGAGTATTTCGAGCCGGGGAGTGATCCTTTCGATGGTGGGGTATACGAGTTTGAACTGCAGTTCGATGTGCCTCCGTATGGGGTCTGGCGTGACTCGATAATAGTTTTTGTCGATGGGATACCTCCCATTCCAGGTTTCACTGATATTCCCAGGGATTCGATCCCTGAGTTCCAGGTGGATTCTTTTTTTGATATCACATTCGAGATCGATGATGAGATGACTGGTCCTGGGACAGCAGAACTCCTGGTCATGCCTCTTTCGTTCGACTGGACCAGGGACCTGACGGCGATTGACCAGTTGGGTCTTGGCACAGATCTGGACTCCGTGTCATGCGCGCCTAC harbors:
- a CDS encoding DUF523 domain-containing protein; the protein is MSSPSRPKVVVSSCLEFDSCRYDGQKVSSPAVLHLRKHVEFIPVCPELEMGLGVPRDPIRIVRSPGGLCLIQPATGKDFTGEMKAFVGSFLDSVGEVDGFILKNRSPSCGIGDVKIYSGVDAESPSGKGCGFFGSEVLRRFGHLVVEAEERLNDSELREHFLAKLVALHRSRSR